In the genome of Pempheris klunzingeri isolate RE-2024b chromosome 3, fPemKlu1.hap1, whole genome shotgun sequence, one region contains:
- the LOC139223714 gene encoding malate dehydrogenase, cytoplasmic-like — protein sequence MAEPIRVVVTGAAGQIAYSLLYSIAKGDVFGKDQPIVLILLDIPPMLPVLDGVVMELQDCALPLLREVIPTDKVEVGFKDIDAAILVGSMPRKEGMERKDLLKANVAIFKTQGSALDKYAKKTVKVLVVGNPANTNCLIASKSAPSIPKENFSCLTRLDHNRASSQVAMRCGVSSDKVKNVIIWGNHSSTQYPDVHHAKVNVHGTETPAYDAVKDEAWLRGDFISTVQLRGAAVIKARKLSSAMSAAKAICDHMRDIWFGTQESEFISMGVYAAGNPYGIPEDLIYSFPVEIKNKTWKMVEGLPINDFSRAKMDATAAELVEERDTALDFLSQ from the exons ATG GCTGAACCAATCCGTGTTGTGGTGACCGGCGCTGCCGGCCAGATTGCCTACTCCCTGCTGTACAGCATCGCCAAGGGAGATGTGTTCGGGAAGGATCAG CCGATCGTCTTGATACTGCTGGACATCCCCCCCATGCTGCCGGTGCTGGACGGAGTCGTCATGGAGCTGCAGGACTGCGCCCTCCCACTGCTGAGGG AGGTGATCCCCACCGACAAGGTGGAGGTGGGCTTCAAGGACATCGACGCCGCCATCTTGGTGGGCTCCATGCCCAGGAaggaggggatggagaggaaggacCTGCTGAAGGCCAACGTGGCCATCTTCAAGACTCAGGGATCCGCCCTGGACAAGTACGCCAAGAAGACCGTGAAG GTCTTGGTGGTCGGAAACCCGGCGAACACCAACTGTCTGATCGCCTCCAAGTCTGCTCCATCCATCCCCAAAGAGAACTTCTCCTGCCTGACCCGCCTGGACCACAACAGAGCCAGCTCCCAG GTGGCGATGCGCTGCGGCGTCTCCTCTGACAAAGTGAAGAACGTCATCATCTGGGGGAACCACTCCTCCACCCAGTACCCCGACGTCCACCACGCCAAGGTCAACGTCCACGGCACCGAGACGCCCGCCTACGACGCCGTCAAGGACGAAGCCTGGCTGAGAGGAGACTTCATCTCT acggTGCAGCTGCGCGGTGCAGCCGTCATCAAGGCGAGGAAGCTGTCCAGCGCCATGTCTGCCGCCAAGGCCATCTGTGACCACATGAGGGACATCTGGTTCGGCACCCAGGAG AGTGAGTTCATCTCCATGGGCGTGTACGCTGCTGGAAACCCCTACGGCATCCCAGAGGACCTCATCTACTCCTTCCCCGTAGAGATCAAG AACAAGACCTGGAAAATGGTCGAAGGACTCCCCATCAACGACTTCTCCCGCGCCAAGATGGACGCCACGGCGGCCGAGCTGGTGGAGGAGCGAGACACTGCCCTGGACTTCCTGTCCCAGTGA